The Salvelinus sp. IW2-2015 linkage group LG8, ASM291031v2, whole genome shotgun sequence genome window below encodes:
- the LOC111967342 gene encoding nucleotide exchange factor SIL1: MLTGYLRKGSKSTRLKMALMLLVLSCQFVHVLSEKSSSALTVVESTETSLDDEDAHHMEEESDPEDLDVFRPTDQWQSLKPGQAVPRGSHVRLNLQTRQREVKLGEHQILKYQIDGQRQGKENTPGPSFNAEELKKALKNIKEGVDPETSDKEKEEKEALRAQFRPMEELKRDMAKLDMLMESDFQVISRLMSQFNSSNTTVEEKIKALHDLEYLVHQVDNAQNLASRGGLKLVVDALNSTDYRLQESAAFVLGSALSSNPVVQVEAVESGTLQKLLMLLATPRPMSVKKKALFAVASLLRHFPFAQSHFLKLGGLQVLGDLFRASEGGALRVRIVTILYDMINEKELISQTGLDPIPDASYNERLQQYAQVSLMPLLAEQGWCSLVPELLASPEHDWKEKALRTILAMMPHCQTQYRQDYTLSSSLRTLQEQYQELVLSEQALGDEDGYFGEILVLLETVLLKLK; this comes from the exons ATGTTGACCGGATACCTGAGAAAAGGAAGTAAATCTACCAGGCTGAAGATGGCACTCATGCTCTTAGTATTGAGTTGTCAATTCGTCCATGTTCTCAGCGAAAAA TCTTCCTCTGCTCTGACTGTTGTGGAGAGCACTGAGACCAGCCTGGATGATGAGGATGCGCACCACATGGAGGAAGAGAGCGATCCTGAGGATTTGGATGTGTTCCGTCCCACGGATCAGTGGCAGTCTCTCAAACcag GCCAGGCAGTCCCAAGGGGCTCTCACGTAAGGCTCAACCTCCAGACAAGACAGAGGGAGGTCAAACTTGGGGAACATCAGATTCTCAAATACCAGATCGATGGACAAAG ACAGGGGAAGGAGAACACACCAGGCCCATCCTTCAATGCTGAGGAGCTGAAGAAGGCTCTGAAAAATATAAAAGAAGGAGTGGATCCCGAAACTAGTGacaaagaaaaagaagagaag GAGGCTCTCAGAGCCCAGTTTCGTCCCATGGAGGAGCTGAAAAGAGACATGGCCAAACTGGACATGCTGATGGAGTCAGACTTCCAGGTTATTAGCAGACTGATGTcccaattcaacagctcaaacacCACTGTGGAGGAGAAGATAAAAGCTTTACATGACCTAGAGTACCTTGTTCATCAG GTGGACAATGCCCAGAACTTGGCATCTAGGGGAGGATTGAAGCTTGTGGTTGATGCTTTGAACAGCACAGACTATCGCCTTCAGGAGAGTGCTGCTTTTGTCTTGGGGTCAGCTCTGTCAAG TAACCCGGTGGTGCAGGTGGAGGCAGTTGAAAGTGGTACCCTGCAGAAGCTGTTAATGTTACTCGCCACTCCACGACCCATGTCTGTTAAAAAGAAG GCGTTGTTTGCTGTGGCCTCTTTGCTACGTCACTTCCCCTTTGCCCAAAGCCACTTCCTGAAGCTGGGTGGGCTGCAGGTGTTGGGGGATCTTTTCCGAGCTTCCGAAGGCGGGGCTCTCCGTGTGAGGATTGTAACCATACTCTATGACATGATCAATGAGAAG GAGCTGATCTCTCAGACTGGACTGGACCCCATTCCAGATGCTTCTTACAACGAGCGTTTGCAGCAGTACGCACAGGTCTCCCTCATGCCACTGTTGGCAGAGCAGGGCTGGTGCAGCCTGGTGCCTGAACTGTTGGCCTCCCCAGAGCACGACTGGAAGGAGAAGGCCCTGAGAACTATCCTGGCCATGATGCCTCACTGCCAGACTCAGTATCGGCAGGACTACACCCTGTCTTCCTCCCTCCGCACCCTACAGGAGCAGTACCAGGAACTGGTGCTCTCAGAGCAGGCCCTCGGAGACGAGGATGGGTACTTTGGGGAGATCCTGGTTCTGTTGGAGACAGTGCTGCTGAAACTGAAGTGA
- the LOC111967341 gene encoding serine protease inhibitor Kazal-type 1, with the protein MAKETQTYRLTTPSHTFTETMKMTILLCAIVLLSLSVFAMDEERRPQPREPQCEVYEGGMCSREFDPVCGSDGNTYTTECVLCRENKLKHKQVLVKHGGVCEA; encoded by the exons ATGGCAAAGGAAACACAAACCTACAGACTCACAACTCCAAGCCATACCTTCACAGAGACTATGAAGATGACAATACTGCTCTGTGCTAtcgtgctcctctctctctctg TTTTTGCCATGGATGAAGAAAGACGCCCACAGCCCAGAGAG CCTCAGTGTGAGGTGTATGAAGGCGGCATGTGCTCCAGAGAGTTTGATCCTGTGTGTGGGAGCGATGGCAACACATACACCACCGAGTGTGTGCTGTGTCGTGAGAACAA GCTTAAACACAAGCAAGTCCTGGTCAAGCATGGAGGAGTGTGTGAGGCATAA
- the LOC111967345 gene encoding heterogeneous nuclear ribonucleoprotein A0, producing MDAANQLCKLFVGGLNVDTDDDGLRKHFEQYGQLTDCVVVVNKQLQRSRCFGFVTYSSGEEADAAMAARPHVVDGTNVELKRAVAREDAGKPEALAKVKKIFIGGLKDDIEDEHLNDYFSQFGEIEKAEVIAEKETGKKRGFGFVHFTDNDSADKAVVVKFHTINGHKVEVKKALTKQEMQAGGGGRGGRGGRGMRGGQNGFGGGRGGYDSYGGGFGGGYGGNSGGYGGGYGSGGYGGGYGGASYGGGYGDQMGGYGGGNGYSDFGSGYSQQSSGYGPMKGASNYAGRSPAPYAPRGGAGGYNRGAYGGY from the coding sequence ATGGACGCCGCAAATCAACTTTGCAAACTTTTTGTCGGTGGATTGAACGTAGATACCGACGATGACGGGCTCCGCAAGCATTTTGAGCAGTATGGTCAACTGACCGACTGCGTTGTGGTTGTGAATAAGCAGCTACAGAGGTCCCGCTGTTTCGGCTTTGTTACCTACTCGAGCGGGGAGGAGGCCGATGCAGCAATGGCGGCTAGGCCACATGTCGTTGATGGCACCAACGTGGAGTTGAAAAGAGCGGTCgctcgtgaagatgctggaaaacCCGAGGCACTCGCCAAGGTCAAGAAAATATTCATCGGTGGACTGAAAGACGACATCGAagatgaacatctgaatgattatTTTTCCCAGTTCGGCGAGATCGAGAAGGCCGAAGTAATCGCGGAGAAGGAAACCGGAAAGAAAAGGGGTTTCGGCTTTGTTCACTTCACAGATAACGACTCGGCCGACAAGGCAGTGGTTGTAAAGTTCCACACCATCAATGGGCACAAGGTGGAAGTGAAGAAAGCCCTCACCAAGCAGGAGATGCAAGCTGGTGGTGGCGGCAGGggtggaagaggggggagaggcatGAGAGGAGGACAAAATGGCTTCGGTGGCGGCAGAGGTGGTTACGACAGCTACGGGGGCGGTTTCGGTGGGGGCTATGGAGGCAATAGCGGCGGTTATGGCGGCGGCTACGGAAGTGGAGGCTATGGCGGGGGTTATGGAGGCGCAAGCTACGGAGGTGGCTACGGCGACCAGATGGGAGGTTATGGTGGCGGCAATGGCTATAGTGACTTTGGCAGTGGGTACAGCCAGCAGTCCTCCGGGTATGGGCCCATGAAAGGGGCCAGCAACTATGCCGGTAGGAGCCCCGCTCCATACGCCCCCAGAGGCGGTGCTGGTGGCTACAACAGAGGGGCTTATGGCGGCTACTAA
- the LOC111967346 gene encoding heterogeneous nuclear ribonucleoprotein A0, whose product MTNQLCKLFVGGLNVETTDDGLRQHFEQYGQLTDCVVVQNQQLQRSRCFGFVTYSSAEEADAAMAARPHVVDGTNVELKRAVAREDAGRPEALAKVKKIFIGGLKDDIEDEHLNDYFSQFGAIEKAEVISDKETFKKRGFGFVYFEDNDSADKAVVLKFHTINGHKVEVKKALTKQEMQSAGGRGGRGGRGMRGSQNGYDGGRGGGYGSYGGGYGGNDGGYGGGYGNGGGYGNQGGYGGGYGDQMGGSYGGNGYNDFGGDYGQQSSGYGAMKGGSYSGRSAAPYSRGGAGGYGRGGYGGY is encoded by the coding sequence ATGACGAACCAACTTTGCAAACTGTTTGTCGGTGGCTTGAACGTCGAGACTACAGACGATGGCCTTCGTCAACATTTCGAGCAGTACGGCCAGTTAACCGACTGCGTAGTGGTCCAGAACCAGCAGCTACAAAGGTCTCGCTGTTTCGGCTTTGTAACCTACTCAAGTGCGGAGGAGGCCGACGCAGCCATGGCCGCCAGGCCACATGTCGTCGATGGTACCAACGTGGAGTTAAAAAGGGCCGTTGCACGGGAAGATGCTGGTAGGCCAGAGGCACTCGCcaaagtaaagaaaatatttattggTGGGCTGAAAGACGACATTGAAGACGAACATTTGAATGATTATTTCTCTCAGTTTGGCGCAATTGAGAAGGCCGAAGTCATCAGCGACAAAGAGACTTTCAAAAAAAGGGGATTCGGCTTTGTCTACTTCGAAGATAATGACTCTGCCGACAAAGCGGTAGTGCTGAAGTTCCACACCATCAATGGACACAAAGTGGAGGTGAAGAAGGCCCTCACCAAACAAGAGATGCAGTCAGCCGGTGGTCGTGGTGGCCGGGGTGGGAGAGGAATGAGGGGGTCTCAAAATGGCTACGACGGCGGAAGAGGTGGCGGCTACGGCAGCTATGGCGGTGGCTATGGAGGAAACGATGGCGGCTACGGTGGAGGATACGGCAACGGAGGTGGTTACGGTAACCAAGGGGGATACGGAGGTGGTTATGGCGATCAAATGGGGGGCAGTTATGGTGGGAACGGTTACAATGACTTTGGCGGAGATTATGGTCAGCAGTCTTCCGGTTATGGTGCAATGAAGGGGGGTAGCTATTCAGGCAGGAGCGCTGCACCGTACTCCCGCGGAGGTGCCGGTGGCTATGGCAGGGGTGGATATGGTGGTTATTAG